Below is a genomic region from Nitrospira sp..
GGTTCCCAACCTTCCTTGAGCAAGGCCATCCCGATACACTGGCCGGTCATGGCGGCATCATCCACCATTTGACGGTAGCGCGGCTCGAAAATATGCAGCGGCAAGTAGGTCTTCGGAAACAAGACGACGTTCGGCAACGCAAAAATAGGAATGCGGCTGGGGATGGGGAACAACGGCGCCCTCTCTCGCCTCGGCAACTCGGGCGGATCCCGTTCGTGATCGGTTTGCATGGCCCACGATAGCCGATGGTCGGCAAAATTGTCAACGGCGGACGGGATCGCTTGCTTCTACAGGCAACGCACAAACCCATTGTCAATAGAGGGGATTTATTACTTGCACTCCACCGTGCTATAAGCGCACGGAGGCTGCGCTCCGTCACTATCAACATCTCATGCACTCACCGTCCAGGCGAACACACAATCCGACACGACCATGCTGTTGGTGGTCTCTTCTCGCTGTGCCGCTGCTGACCACCTTGGTATTGGCCGACGAGATCACCGATAGGTTTCGGCTCGCCACGAAAGGGTACGTCTATCGGTTCCCGCGCGACCATGGATCGCATGACGAGTTCCGTACCGAGTGGTGGTACTACACGGGGCACCTTGCCACGGCGACCGGCCGCCGGTTCGGCTACCAACTCACCTTCTTCCGACGAGGCGTCCCGAAAGAACAGATCAAGACTCTTCCGTCGCAATGGTCCGTCTCGCAACTGTATCTGGCTCATTTCGCCGTGACGGATCTCGATGGCCGCCGGTTCCGGTACGCCGAGAAGCTCAGCCGGGGGGGGCTCGGCAAGGCCGGCGCAGATGCCGACCGGTTGCACGTCTGGATCGATCGCTGGAGCGCGGACGTGCAACCGGACTCGACGCTTCATCGGCTGCAAGCGACCGATCGGGATCTGACCGTCGATCTCGATCTGGCGCCCGACAAGCTGCCGGTCGTCCATGGAACCGGTGGAATCAGCCGAAAGGGGTCGGCGGAGGCTCAGGCTTCCCACTACTATTCGTTCACCAGAATGGGTACGGCCGGCAGGTTGACGATCGGCAACGACTCGTTCGACGTGACCGGCGCCAGCTGGATGGACCATGAATTCGGCTCGGCAGATCTCGGCGATGATGTGGTCGGCTGGGACTGGTTCAGCCTGCAACTCGCCGACCGGACTGAACTGATGCTCTATCGCCTCCGTCGGGCAGACGGATCGGCGGATCCAGTGTCCAGCGGGACGTTGATCGACCACGACGGGAAAGCACAGCATCTGCCGCTCAAGGACTTTAGCCTTGAACCGCTGAGCCATTGGACGAGCCCGACGAGCAAGGCCGTCTATCCGCAGCGGTGGCGCCTGACCATTCCGTCACGGCAGCTCTCTCTGGAGATTCGCCCGCTCATGGCCGAACAGGAACTCTCGACCACGCGGAGCACCCAGGTCACCTACTGGGAAGGGGCGATTGAGGCGACCGGCACGCTTCAGGAGAAGCCGATCAAAGGACAGGGCTACATGGAACTGACAGGGTATGCGGAGCGATTGACGAAAAAGTTGTAGGGCGGCAACTGACCTAAGGAGATGACAACGAGATGATAGTTACGCGATGGACAGGTACAGGAGAACAACCGTCTCCACCATCCTCCACCTTGTTCACGCAGGCTGCTCGCGGAGGGGATCGATCGCCTCGAGGAACGTGAAGCGGTGAAAGTCCATGTCTCGGGTGTAGATACGGCGAATACCATGCTCCTTCATGAGAATAGCGGTGTGCGCATCGTGCAGCAAATTCCCTATGAGATGTGGAACTTGTTTCATCACGTCGGCCGCCACGGCGGCATGCCGATCCGTTTCCGTCAGCAGACCGAGGCCAGGAGAGGCTATCACGGCCTCCACGAAGCTCCACGCCTGCTTGGTGGGCCAGGGTCGGCGTAATACACGAGGATGAGTCACCACCCGCAGAAACTCGTAGAGGATGCTCCACGTCGTGTACCACGCGGATGGCTTGCTCCGCCACGATTCGACCAAGTCCCGACACACCCCATGGGCAGACGAGTCTTCATCCGCGGCATATACCAAGACATTGGTGTCCACCACAAACACTAACGTCCCTCCATCGCCTGATACAGCGCTTCGCGATCGGCGATATCGACCATCGCTCCTCCGCTCTTGAACGAGGGCAATGGCGGCAGCGCACGCCGACTCTTCGGACTTTGGAGCAACAGTCTCAACGCCATCTCGACCAGTTCGGACATCGTGCGCCCTTGGCGGACCGCTTCACGTTTCAACAGAGCCATGACGGAATCGTCGATCTGGAGTGTCGTCTTCATATGGCTTACCATACGCAAGGGATGGCCATATGTCAATCGCGACAGTAAGCGATGTACGCCGCGCGCAGGCTGACCTGCTGCAAGACGCGACCCAAGGGCATGACGTCGCGGAGAGGAATGCGATGAAATCGCAAGGGGTCTATGAAATAAACGGGGTATGCAGAGCGGTTGACGAAAAAGTTGTAGAGATATGGACATTCGGAGTGGGGATGGTGCTGCCCTGCTCCGGCACTCCGGCTCGACCGCGCTGAAAGAGATTCGCTGTGGCAGGCGAACGGTGCACTGGTTCGGTTGCGCCATCATGCGTTGAAGGGCGGATGCCCTCGGTTTTGCTCGCCGCACCTCTCAAAGCGATCCTACCGGGCTTGCCCGGGCGGAACATGCGCACTTGGCGCTCGTCACAACGCGCCGTGCGCCCTTCCGGAATTCCCTTAGCCACGGTCTCACGACCGTGGAGCTGCAGTCAGTTCCAGCTTTCCTTCCCGGCCAAGCCTCGGCGGATGCCTCGCTTCTCCGGTAGTTATCCCTTCCTCGAGAACACTCTTGATGGTATATGGCTAACGGCGCGGCGGGCTCAGCGGCTCACCCGCCGCGCCATTGGGCCGACGACGAGCATGCCGCAGTCCGCGAGCGTCGGCCCATCGCCCGCGCTCAGGGTCGAGCGCGTTACTAGGCACCCAACGGTTTGACATAGAGCACATACGGAACTCCAAAGATCGGTGCAATGTCGCACTCCAGCCGAAACCCCATACGCTCGAACAGCGGTAGCGCGATCTTCATGATTGGACTGGTGTGCAGCGCGATGAGCGGCGCCCTATCGCGGACTGCTCGGCCGATTGCATCGGCCGTGAGGGCCCGCCCGATTCCCAGACCTCTCCTTGATGGGTCAACGACCAGCATGCGCAGCATTGGCCACTCAGGGGGATAAAAGGATGGTTGGGGTTGCCCCGCTCCGACATAGGCGACGGCGCCGACAACGGCACCACCGCTCTCCGCAACAATGATCTCGCTGTGGCTCGCGCTTCGCACCATCTGGCCGAGACGCGAGGAAAAGGCGGGCCAATCTGAATAGGCAGCGCGGTATTGGTGGAAGGCGCTCAATACGAGTGCATCGACTGCCGCTGCGTCGGTCGGCTGAAAGTCTCGAAGGGAGAACTGAGATGCCATCTTTAGGTGCCGAACGACCGAGTTGAGCGGCCGGGCACGGTGTCGCTGCCGCATGCAGAGCCCGCCAACCACCGGTTGGCACCAGGGTGCGGCCCACGATCGACCACGGTCCGCTCGAATGTGTTGGTAGCCAGGTTCACTTGCAAATGAAAACGTACGTCTTGGTGCGCTTCATGAAGCCGCTAGAGATTGTTTGATCGAAGTTTGGATCGTGCACGAACTCAAATGATGCGGGGCACGTCTGCGCCGCGAATTTGTTCGAGAAGATGTGAATTCGCTGGGCAATGGAGCTCTCCGTTTCGCCCACCCCCGGCGCGGCGGTAACGGTGACCAGGTGCTTCCCTGCGCCAAGAGCCTCGTGTGTGTACCCGATATCAATAGTGCCTCCGACGGATGGCCCAGGTGCTACGGACGATGGAGGCGTCGTGTAGGCACAGCCCCCAACCACTGCCAAGAGAAGCGCCGCGCCAGCAACCCCACATTGCGGCCTCATGGTACCACCTCCCGAAGCTGGCTAACGGAGCGGCGCCTGAGCCGCGAGCGTCGGCACCGGCTTGCAGCCGGAGTGGGGCCGTCGGGGATGTGCTTCTTGGGAAGATGGTCTCGGATCCGTTCCCATTGATCGTCGCGCAGAGGTAGCATGCAGGCGCATTATAGGGACTTTTGGCATCGACATAACCATTTTGAGATAGGTTCTAAAATTAGGAAGCTGTGGCAAGAACAGCGGCCAACAAACCACAGGCGTGAGCGACCGTAGCGGGCTACACCGAAGCGATCCTGCAAGCGGCCACCAAGGCCCTGGTTCAAGGGAAGGCAGCCAGGTTTCTTCTGAGGATCAAATCGAATTATGTAGACGGCCCGGAGAGTCTCTTAGTGCGTTTGGCGCCCAGGGCGATTTCTAGAGCGGTTTCCAGCCGGATGACGCGGCCGGTGAGATCTTCGATATGATGCTGCTGCTTGGCAACCGTGGCGTTCAGCTGCTCGACTTTGTCGGCCAACTTGATGGTTCTGGCAAATGCATCCCAAACCCGTTCCGTGAGCCCCATGCTCAGTGCTTTCTTCGAGATTTGCCCAGAGCTTGGATGCGGGCTTCCGATTCGGCGACCAATGCCAATGTCCTATCGATCGATTGAATCGCCTTTTGAGTTGCCCGCGCAACCTGTTTGGCAAATTGGTCCAGCATGGCTTCATCTTCCGTCGGAGAAAACCGTTCACCTCCCCGGCGAAGCAATTCACCCATTGTGAGGTTAGCCGCCTTTGCCTTACGAGCCAGACGACGCTTTTGCGCCGGACTCATCAAGACTGGAACTTGCACGCTGGCATGGTTCATGAGAAACCTCTTAACATATATAGGTTCTATATATCAGATTGTCTACCGTCATGTCGAGGGAACCAGGCCCGAAATAGGAGCATTCGTAGGGAATCGGAGGAGTGCGCAAGGTGGAGCCTTTCCAAAGTAAGTCAGACTTCTCTACGATGTCCATGAGTAGGAGTGGACCACCACAGAACGCGACATGTGCCAAAGCGCGGGCACCGGACTGGCGAGCCAATGCGTTCGTGCAGCAGCGCTGCGAGCGTTGTTTGTAGATCCCTCTCGTTCCAAACTTTCTCTTCATCGGAAGTCGTGCGGGTGGCGTGGCGAACGGGGCGAACTTCTCACCCTGCCCACCCTAGCCGCGCGGGGACGCGGCCTTTTCACCAAGCGCGCGGAACGCAAGGGACCCACTGGGGGATGGGTGGAATGAGCACGGTGGGGCTGTTGGCCGCGACAGGACCCGCGCGATACACTCTCGCTTCTTGACTCCCCTCCAATCCCTGTGATTCAGTCCCTTTCACCATGCTCCTGCCTCGTCCCATTCTGCCACTATTTGCCGCCGCACACTTGTTCTGTATCTGTACGACCGGCTGCCAGAAGGACAGCGAGGCCGTCGTGTCCATCGCCCTCCATCCGACCAATTCCAACATTCTCTACGTGGCCACCAACGACGCCGTCTATAAGTCGCGTGACGGAGGCGGCACTTGGGAAAAGTTCCCCAGCTTCAGCGCCAGGCGCGTCACCACCGTCGCCATCGATCCGCAACTGCCCGCAACGGTGTACGCCGGCACCATGGGAGACGCGGTCTACAAAAGCCCCGACGGGGGGCAGCACTGGCTGCCCCACAATGTCGGGCTCAAGGAACACGTTTCATTCGTCAACCAATTTGTGTTCCATCCAGCGCTGACCGAGAAGATCTATGCGGCCACGACAGTCGGCGCCTTTTATACGAAGGACGCGGGCCGTGAATGGGAAGAGCGGATGAACGGAATGAAAGAGGTCCATATCGTGACCTCCATCGCGATCAATCCGAAGGATCCGACGATTCTCTATGGAGGAACCACCGGCGGCATCTACCGTTCGGACGACGCCGCGATGTCGTGGAAGAAGGTCAATACCGGACTCATCCCGGAGAGTGAATTGATGGCCTCCATGGCCTTGGGCGTCAACGCGATCGAGATCGACCGGACGAATCCCGACGTCGTCTACGCCGGCACTACCAAAGGACTCTTCCGTACCGCGAACAAAGGCAATTCCTGGGAACGCATCGGGCAATCTCTACCGGATCCTTTCGTCAGCAGCATCGTGATCCATCCAACGCAGTCCTCGGTGATCTACATCGGCGGCCCCGGCGGCGTCTGGAAAACGACCGACAGCGGTCACACCTGGCAGGCGATGAATCAGGGGCTGGCCACGCTGAACATACGGGCGTTGGCTCTCTCGCCGCAGAACGCTCAGACGCTCTATGCCGGCACCAACGGCAGTGGGTTGTATCGCTCGACGGACGGGGGCGCGACATGGACGCCCCTGCCTCTCACAATCGCACCGGC
It encodes:
- a CDS encoding lipocalin-like domain-containing protein, which produces MPLLTTLVLADEITDRFRLATKGYVYRFPRDHGSHDEFRTEWWYYTGHLATATGRRFGYQLTFFRRGVPKEQIKTLPSQWSVSQLYLAHFAVTDLDGRRFRYAEKLSRGGLGKAGADADRLHVWIDRWSADVQPDSTLHRLQATDRDLTVDLDLAPDKLPVVHGTGGISRKGSAEAQASHYYSFTRMGTAGRLTIGNDSFDVTGASWMDHEFGSADLGDDVVGWDWFSLQLADRTELMLYRLRRADGSADPVSSGTLIDHDGKAQHLPLKDFSLEPLSHWTSPTSKAVYPQRWRLTIPSRQLSLEIRPLMAEQELSTTRSTQVTYWEGAIEATGTLQEKPIKGQGYMELTGYAERLTKKL
- a CDS encoding PIN domain-containing protein; amino-acid sequence: MFVVDTNVLVYAADEDSSAHGVCRDLVESWRSKPSAWYTTWSILYEFLRVVTHPRVLRRPWPTKQAWSFVEAVIASPGLGLLTETDRHAAVAADVMKQVPHLIGNLLHDAHTAILMKEHGIRRIYTRDMDFHRFTFLEAIDPLREQPA
- a CDS encoding ribbon-helix-helix protein, CopG family, encoding MKTTLQIDDSVMALLKREAVRQGRTMSELVEMALRLLLQSPKSRRALPPLPSFKSGGAMVDIADREALYQAMEGR
- a CDS encoding GNAT family N-acetyltransferase, which encodes MASQFSLRDFQPTDAAAVDALVLSAFHQYRAAYSDWPAFSSRLGQMVRSASHSEIIVAESGGAVVGAVAYVGAGQPQPSFYPPEWPMLRMLVVDPSRRGLGIGRALTADAIGRAVRDRAPLIALHTSPIMKIALPLFERMGFRLECDIAPIFGVPYVLYVKPLGA